A genomic stretch from Bacillus sp. N1-1 includes:
- a CDS encoding YdhK family protein codes for MKNKSAIAITFAILSLLLVACGNNENMNEGTNMGASQMNSDSEESMESMNHSGSSDIPKGLKEANNPNYEVDSKAIITASHMKGMEGAEATIKGAYQTTAYVISYTPTFGGEKVDNHKWIIQEEVEEAGDKNLEEGMEVTITASHMEGMNGAKGIIESANPTTVYMVDYMPTTGGKEVTNHKWVTESELTVK; via the coding sequence GTGAAGAATAAAAGCGCAATAGCAATTACCTTTGCCATCCTTTCATTATTATTGGTGGCATGCGGTAATAATGAAAACATGAATGAGGGTACAAATATGGGGGCGTCACAAATGAATTCTGATTCAGAGGAAAGTATGGAAAGCATGAACCATTCAGGATCTAGTGATATTCCAAAAGGCTTAAAGGAAGCAAACAACCCAAATTATGAAGTTGATAGTAAAGCCATCATCACAGCAAGTCACATGAAAGGGATGGAAGGTGCTGAAGCTACAATTAAAGGTGCTTATCAAACGACAGCCTATGTGATTTCGTATACGCCTACTTTTGGTGGTGAGAAAGTAGATAACCATAAGTGGATAATACAAGAGGAAGTTGAAGAAGCTGGAGATAAGAACTTAGAAGAAGGAATGGAAGTTACCATTACAGCTTCACACATGGAGGGTATGAACGGAGCTAAAGGCATCATCGAATCGGCAAATCCTACCACTGTCTACATGGTGGATTATATGCCTACGACTGGGGGAAAGGAAGTAACCAATCATAAATGGGTTACAGAATCTGAACTAACCGTTAAATAG
- a CDS encoding AzlD domain-containing protein, whose protein sequence is MGSKPTPSYVQYLGKVLPSAVFGFLVIYCLRDVTFFSGTRGIPEIISIALIAIIHFWRKNMLLSIAAGTVSYMLLIQMLF, encoded by the coding sequence ATGGGTAGTAAACCTACTCCTTCTTATGTACAATATCTTGGTAAAGTTTTACCATCAGCCGTTTTTGGTTTTTTAGTCATTTATTGCTTAAGGGATGTAACATTTTTTTCAGGTACTCGCGGAATTCCCGAAATCATTTCCATTGCTCTTATAGCCATTATTCATTTCTGGAGAAAGAATATGCTTCTCTCAATTGCAGCCGGTACAGTCTCCTATATGCTATTAATACAAATGCTATTCTAA
- the murF gene encoding UDP-N-acetylmuramoyl-tripeptide--D-alanyl-D-alanine ligase: MKNLPLRQLMPVLEGKVLSGSMTKTIQNAAKYGEHLITDSSLVFLLKRKSSFPLPAVHNLTVVTSNPKAVKSVRDDVTVVYVENVRKAYGRFISFYRNLFQLPVIGVTGTCGKTTTKEMISWILSEKDHVVRTKLSHNGLARNLDYLLEIDEKTDYAVFEMGVSGPNQLLYSAHYFRPQIGIITAIGTDHIEGFRSQEAYIAEKAKMLKAVGKNGTILLNRDDDTIRSFDLSEFTGKVLYYGQDPKAHYRAHSIQFNLKKNGMDFTLACHEGEFACFVPGYGTHNVSNALAAIGASTLVGVKIQDAVRRLHTFHHIKSHLQFYEGKKGSLLIDDTWNTNPTSIKAALEVLVETAEGRKTVAVLGEIEELGDYAEQEHRKVGALAAEKNVDVLIAVGENAYPICLEAAKRGMNPKAIHNVTTQAALLSLLGQLASPQTSILLKTSMRRSFSNTLQALVTKSKTD, encoded by the coding sequence ATGAAAAACCTTCCATTACGTCAATTGATGCCTGTGCTAGAAGGAAAGGTTCTTTCAGGTAGCATGACCAAAACCATTCAAAACGCGGCGAAGTATGGCGAGCATCTGATCACAGATTCATCGCTCGTGTTTCTATTGAAAAGAAAATCATCCTTTCCATTACCGGCAGTTCACAACTTAACTGTCGTCACCTCAAATCCAAAAGCCGTGAAGAGTGTACGAGATGATGTGACCGTTGTTTATGTAGAGAATGTGAGAAAAGCGTATGGCCGATTTATTTCGTTTTACCGAAACTTATTCCAGCTTCCCGTGATCGGCGTGACCGGGACGTGTGGAAAAACGACAACGAAAGAAATGATCTCGTGGATCCTCTCAGAAAAAGATCACGTTGTTCGAACGAAATTAAGTCATAACGGACTCGCAAGAAACCTTGATTATTTGCTTGAAATCGATGAAAAAACGGATTATGCCGTTTTTGAAATGGGCGTATCTGGACCAAATCAGCTGCTTTATTCGGCTCATTACTTCCGTCCACAAATTGGGATTATCACAGCGATTGGTACCGATCATATAGAGGGATTTCGAAGTCAGGAGGCGTATATTGCGGAAAAGGCAAAGATGTTAAAAGCCGTTGGAAAGAACGGAACGATCCTTTTAAATCGGGATGATGATACGATTCGCAGTTTTGATTTAAGTGAGTTTACTGGAAAGGTTCTATACTATGGTCAGGATCCGAAAGCGCATTACCGAGCCCATTCGATCCAATTTAATCTCAAGAAAAACGGCATGGATTTTACTCTTGCCTGCCATGAAGGTGAATTCGCTTGTTTTGTACCTGGCTACGGAACGCACAACGTTTCCAATGCCCTCGCTGCGATTGGTGCTTCCACCCTTGTCGGTGTAAAGATCCAGGATGCAGTTCGTCGCCTCCACACGTTCCATCACATTAAAAGTCATTTGCAGTTTTATGAAGGAAAAAAAGGGAGCCTGCTCATCGACGACACGTGGAATACAAATCCCACTTCCATCAAAGCGGCGTTAGAAGTTCTCGTTGAAACAGCAGAAGGAAGAAAAACGGTTGCCGTCTTAGGGGAAATTGAAGAACTTGGGGATTACGCGGAGCAGGAGCATCGCAAAGTCGGCGCTCTTGCCGCAGAGAAGAACGTTGATGTGCTCATCGCCGTTGGGGAAAATGCTTATCCGATTTGCCTTGAAGCCGCTAAACGGGGGATGAACCCGAAAGCGATTCATAACGTAACAACTCAGGCGGCATTACTTTCTCTTCTCGGTCAGCTAGCCTCTCCTCAAACGTCGATTCTGTTAAAAACATCGATGCGACGATCGTTTAGCAATACCCTCCAGGCACTCGTTACCAAATCAAAAACAGACTGA